A genome region from Trichosurus vulpecula isolate mTriVul1 chromosome 5, mTriVul1.pri, whole genome shotgun sequence includes the following:
- the LOC118850231 gene encoding 60S ribosomal protein L24-like, translated as MKVELCSFSGYKIYPGHGRRYARTDGKVFQFLNAKCKSAFLSKRNPRQINWTVLYRRKHKKGQSEEIQKKRTRRAVKFQRAITGASLADIMAKRNQEPEVRKAEREQAIRAAKEAKKAKQATKKTAASAAKAPTKAAPKQKIVKPVKVSAPELVENVNHLLNWIK; from the coding sequence ATGAAGGTCGAGCTGTGCAGCTTCAGCGGGTACAAGATCTACCCGGGTCACGGGAGGCGCTACGCCCGCACGGACGGGAAGGTTTTCCAATTTTTGAATGCAAAATGCAAGTCTGCATTCCTTTCAAAGAGGAACCCCCGGCAGATCAATTGGACTGTCCTGTATAGAAGAAAGCACAAGAAGGGACAGTCGGAAGAGATTCAAAAGAAAAGGACACGCCGGGCTGTCAAATTCCAGAGGGCTATCACTGGGGCTTCTCTTGCTGATATAATGGCCAAGAGGAACCAGGAACCTGAAGTTAGAAAGGCCGAACGAGAACAAGCCATCAGGGCTgccaaggaagcaaaaaaagctAAACAAGCAACAAAGAAGACAGCTGCATCTGCTGCTAAGGCTCCTACAAAGGCAGCACCTAAACAAAAAATTGTGAAGCCTGTCAAAGTTTCTGCCCCCGAGTTGGTGGAAAACGTTAATCATCTACTAAATtggattaaataa